A single Eulemur rufifrons isolate Redbay chromosome 9, OSU_ERuf_1, whole genome shotgun sequence DNA region contains:
- the KIF2B gene encoding kinesin-like protein KIF2B, producing MTSQFCLPLAPHLSPMKTLTSRFGNIQVGISVAIQRSDKRIHLAVVTEMNRENSWVTVEWVEKGVKKGKKIDLETIFLLNPALNSAEHPTPSRPLSPLSPTPSSAIGDQSTATRWVAVTSQKNKSPSGDSRAVRVPSNPCLMKQKKSPCLREIEKLQKQREKRRRLQQEIQARRALNVNTGNPNYEIMCMIQEYRRHLDSSKVLVLEPPEDHRICVCVRKRPLNQRETTMKDLDIITIPSDNVVMVHESKQKVDLTRYLENQTFCFDHAFDDTASNELVYQFTAQPLVESIFRKGMATCFAYGQTGSGKTHTMGGAFSGRAQDCSKGIYALVAQDVFLLLRNSTYEKLDLKVYGTFFEIYGGKVYDLLNWKKKLQVLEDGNQQIQVVGLQEQEVCCVEEVLKLVKIGSSCRTSRQTSVNAHSSRSHAVFQIILKSRGKLHGKFSLVDLAGNERGADTAKANRKRQLEGAEINKSLLALKECILALGQNKPHTPFRSSKLTQVLRDSFIGQNSSTCMIATISPGMTSCENTLNTLRYANRVKELTLDVRSYHRCLYQIGHKAPKVLENHIRNSEMSLQSDEFIKIPCIQSEEEKEIEEVETSLIPLMKDTTTSWKQSSQWCENIQQIADGVNYDIDFCIAQSLSILEQKIGVLTEIQKKLKLLHADLQMKSKAE from the coding sequence ATGACCAGCCAGTTCTGCCTCCCTCTAGCCCCACACCTCTCGCCCATGAAGACTTTGACGTCACGCTTCGGAAACATACAAGTGGGCATATCCGTGGCCATCCAGCGCAGTGACAAGCGAATCCACCTTGCTGTGGTCACAGAGATGAACAGAGAAAACTCTTGGGTCACTGTAGAGTGGGTAGAGAAAGGAGtcaaaaaaggcaagaaaattgaTCTTGAGACCATATTTCTGCTGAATCCAGCTCTGAACTCTGCTGAACACCCCACGCCGTCCAGACCTTTGTCCCCATTGTCTCCAACGCCCTCTTCCGCCATCGGAGATCAGAGTACAGCCACTCGATGGGTTGCAGTGACCTCCCAGAAAAACAAATCACCCTCAGGGGACAGCCGGGCCGTGAGGGTTCCCAGCAACCCATGTCTTATGAAGCAGAAAAAGTCTCCCTGCCTACGGGAAATTGAGAAACTGCAGAAGCAGCGGGAGAAGCgcaggaggctgcagcaggagatCCAAGCTAGGCGCGCCCTCAATGTCAACACGGGAAACCCCAACTACGAAATCATGTGCATGATCCAAGAGTACCGCAGGCACCTGGACAGCAGCAAGGTGTTGGTCCTGGAGCCCCCGGAAGACCATCGGATCTGCGTCTGTGTGAGGAAGCGGCCTCTCAACCAAAGAGAAACCACCATGAAGGACCTGGATATCATCACCATTCCCTCGGACAATGTGGTTATGGTGCATGAGTCCAAGCAAAAGGTGGATCTCACCCGCTACCTGGAAAACCAGACCTTCTGCTTCGACCATGCCTTTGATGACACGGCCTCCAATGAGTTAGTGTACCAGTTCACCGCCCAGCCGCTGGTGGAGTCCATCTTCCGCAAGGGCATGGCCACCTGCTTTGCCTATGGGCAGACGGGCAGTGGGAAAACGCACACCATGGGGGGAGCCTTTTCCGGAAGGGCCCAAGATTGCTCTAAAGGCATTTATGCCCTGGTGGCACAGGATGTCTTTCTCCTGCTCAGAAACTCCACTTACGAGAAGCTGGACCTCAAAGTCTATGGAACATTTTTTGAGATTTATGGGGGCAAGGTGTATGATTTGTTAAACTGGAAGAAAAAGCTTCAAGTTCTTGAGGATGGCAATCAGCAGATCCAAGTTGTAGGGCTGCAGGAGCAAGAGGTGTGCTGTGTGGAGGAAGTGCTGAAACTCGTCAAAATAGGGAGTAGCTGTCGGACTTCCAGGCAGACATCTGTCAACGCTCACTCATCCAGGAGCCACGCGGTGTTCCAGATCATCCTGAAGTCAAGAGGGAAACTGCATGGTAAGTTTTCCCTTGTTGATTTAGCTGGGAATGAAAGAGGAGCAGATACTGCCAAGGCCAACCGGAAGAGGCAGCTGGAAGGGGCAGAGATTAACAAAAGTCTCCTAGCCCTCAAAGAATGTATCCTGGCTTTAGGTCAGAACAAGCCTCACACCCCATTCAGATCCAGCAAGCTGACGCAGGTACTCCGGGACTCCTTTATAGGCCAGAATTCCTCCACTTGCATGATCGCTACTATCTCTCCAGGGATGACCTCTTGTGAAAACACCCTCAACACTTTAAGATATGCAAACAGAGTTAAAGAATTAACTCTAGATGTAAGGTCCTACCATCGTTGCCTCTATCAGATTGGGCACAAGGCACCAAAGGTGTTAGAAAACCATATTAGAAATTCAGAAATGTCCCTTCAGAGTGATGAGTTTATTAAAATACCTTGTATACAGagtgaggaggaaaaagagattgAAGAAGTTGAAACATCATTAATTCCATTAATGAAGGATACAACAACTTCATGGAAGCAATCTAGCCAATGGTGTGAGAACATCCAGCAGATAGCTGATGGAGTAAACTAtgatattgatttttgtattgcCCAGTCATTGTCCATTTTGGAGCAGAAAATCGGTGTTCTGACTGAGAtccaaaagaaactgaaattattACACGCTGACCTCCAAATGAAGAGCAAGGCAGAGTGA